Proteins encoded by one window of Gemmatimonadota bacterium:
- a CDS encoding MBL fold metallo-hydrolase: MRSADDRRLIFDAGTGIRLLGRHLIAEPGPLGVDLFLTHFHWDHIQGIPFFGPLYDPSSFIRIHGPRQGDVDIQTVFAGQMRPIYFPIPYEAVAARLEFSHLDDHVWNNGPLEVAAMRVRHPAHTFGYRIRLGGTSLAYIPDNELVGADYPVPPRWYESLVEFMGGVDLLFHDAMFTDAEYVKREGWGHSTFTQAVRLAEEAGCRRLYFFHHAPERSDAELRHTLEEVRNDLLRRGSRLEVGVAAEGEELLVKEQKK; the protein is encoded by the coding sequence GTGCGCAGCGCCGACGACCGCCGCCTCATCTTTGACGCGGGCACCGGCATTCGCCTTCTCGGCCGCCACCTGATCGCCGAGCCGGGGCCCCTCGGCGTCGACCTCTTCCTCACCCACTTCCACTGGGACCATATCCAGGGGATCCCATTCTTCGGACCGCTTTACGACCCGAGCAGCTTCATCCGCATCCATGGCCCGCGCCAGGGCGACGTCGACATCCAGACGGTCTTCGCCGGCCAGATGCGGCCCATCTACTTCCCCATACCGTACGAGGCCGTCGCCGCACGCCTCGAGTTCAGCCACCTCGATGATCATGTCTGGAACAATGGGCCTCTCGAGGTCGCTGCCATGCGGGTCCGTCATCCTGCGCACACCTTCGGCTACCGTATCCGCCTGGGCGGGACCAGCCTGGCCTACATACCGGATAACGAGCTCGTCGGAGCCGACTACCCCGTTCCCCCCCGCTGGTACGAAAGCCTGGTCGAATTCATGGGCGGCGTGGATCTGCTCTTCCACGACGCCATGTTCACCGACGCCGAATACGTGAAACGCGAGGGCTGGGGACACAGCACCTTCACCCAGGCCGTGCGCCTGGCCGAAGAGGCTGGCTGCCGCCGCCTCTACTTCTTCCACCACGCGCCCGAGCGCAGCGATGCCGAGCTGCGCCACACCCTGGAAGAGGTGCGCAATGACCTGCTGCGCCGCGGCTCGCGCCTCGAAGTGGGCGTCGCGGCCGAGGGCGAGGAACTTCTCGTGAAGGAGCAGAAAAAGTGA
- a CDS encoding cyclic nucleotide-binding domain-containing protein, translating to MTATKKNLWTAEQVKHLLEKVPLFRGLPDGDLKRIARLVRGQTVGVGEVLFREGDPGDKFYIVYSGAVEIVKERPRGESERLAVKRAGDALGEMSLLTDTPRSAAARAMEPTQLVVVSREHFDELLGGESLALRLMRGLARALRALDVRFVAQDAAAAGGEGVDALREFSRLVQHALLPRQVPKVPGYEIAAATALAESGSGQALWDACPFGGDGVLLSVIDVKGSGLPPAHLLAVTRALLREIAQAEASLGVLLSRLNDALAENVFEGLDECVEVGLIGLSADGAQCSLAGGQPGVLVRAGGGMGELASNGPPLGILPHFEYGAQALDLGAGDTVLLFSEIEMGVARGAADLIQNHRGEPPAELVGLLQRALQKAHRLSGVEAQDITFVLLQKS from the coding sequence ATGACAGCAACCAAGAAAAATCTGTGGACCGCGGAGCAGGTGAAGCATTTGCTGGAGAAGGTGCCGCTTTTCCGGGGTCTGCCGGACGGCGACCTGAAGCGCATCGCCCGGCTTGTGCGCGGCCAGACGGTGGGCGTGGGCGAGGTGCTGTTCCGGGAGGGTGACCCGGGGGACAAGTTCTACATCGTTTACAGCGGGGCGGTCGAGATTGTGAAGGAGCGGCCGCGGGGCGAGTCCGAGCGGCTGGCGGTGAAGCGGGCGGGGGATGCGCTGGGCGAGATGTCGCTTCTGACGGACACGCCGCGTTCCGCGGCGGCGCGGGCGATGGAGCCGACGCAGCTGGTGGTAGTTTCGCGCGAGCACTTCGACGAGCTGCTGGGCGGGGAGTCGCTGGCCCTGCGGCTGATGCGGGGGCTTGCCCGGGCGCTCCGGGCACTGGACGTACGCTTTGTGGCGCAGGACGCGGCGGCAGCCGGGGGGGAGGGCGTCGATGCGCTGCGCGAATTCAGTCGGTTGGTACAGCACGCCTTGCTGCCGCGGCAGGTGCCGAAGGTGCCGGGGTACGAGATCGCGGCAGCTACGGCGCTGGCGGAATCGGGGTCGGGTCAGGCGCTCTGGGATGCCTGTCCGTTTGGCGGGGACGGCGTGCTGCTGTCCGTGATCGATGTCAAGGGCAGCGGGCTGCCGCCGGCTCATCTGCTGGCAGTGACGCGGGCGTTGCTGCGCGAGATTGCACAGGCCGAGGCGAGCCTGGGGGTGCTGCTCTCGCGGCTGAACGACGCGCTGGCGGAGAACGTATTCGAGGGGCTGGACGAGTGCGTCGAGGTCGGGCTGATCGGTCTGAGCGCGGACGGCGCGCAGTGCAGCCTGGCCGGCGGCCAGCCGGGTGTGCTGGTGCGGGCGGGCGGTGGCATGGGTGAGCTGGCCTCGAACGGCCCGCCACTCGGCATCCTGCCGCATTTCGAGTATGGCGCGCAGGCGCTCGACCTGGGTGCAGGCGACACGGTGCTGCTCTTCTCAGAGATCGAGATGGGAGTGGCGCGCGGGGCGGCGGACCTGATCCAGAACCATCGGGGTGAGCCGCCGGCCGAGCTGGTCGGACTGCTGCAGCGAGCGCTGCAAAAGGCGCATCGTCTGAGTGGGGTGGAGGCGCAGGACATCACCTTCGTCCTGCTGCAGAAGTCGTGA